Proteins encoded together in one Benincasa hispida cultivar B227 chromosome 1, ASM972705v1, whole genome shotgun sequence window:
- the LOC120068976 gene encoding ammonium transporter 1 member 1-like translates to MDSGFCTAHLSQLLGPNTTNATAAANFICDQFTTVTTNFSDTKNALDNTYLLFSAYLVFSMQLGFAMLCAGSVRAKNTMNIMLTNVLDAAAGGLFYYLFGYAFAFGSPSNGFIGRHNFGLTSFPTSTADYSVFLYQWAFAIAAAGITSGSIAERTQFVAYLIYSSVLTGFVYPVVSHWFWSPDGWAGVMRSDGGLLFGSGVIDFAGSGVVHMVGGIAGLWGALIEGPRIGRFDHNGRSAALRGHSASLVVLGTFMLWFGWYGFNPGSFTKILVPYTSGNFYGQWSAVGRTAVTTTLAGCTAALTTLFGKRFLSGHWNVTDVCNGLLGGFAAITAGCSVVEPWAAIICGFVAALVLITCNRIAEKVKYDDPLEAAQLHGGCGAWGVIFTALFATKEYVTEVYGGTGRPYGLLMGGGGRLLAAHLIQILVIVGWVSATMGPLFFVLHKLKLLRISSEDEMAGMDLTRHGGFAYIYHDEDEAKKMGIQLNRVEPKSATPTGDFL, encoded by the coding sequence ATGGATTCAGGGTTCTGCACCGCCCATCTCTCTCAGCTTCTCGGCCCCAACACCACCAACGCCACCGCCGCTGCTAATTTCATCTGCGATCAATTCACCACCGTCACCACCAACTTCTCCGACACCAAAAATGCCCTCGACAACACATACCTTCTCTTCTCCGCCTACCTCGTCTTCTCTATGCAACTCGGCTTCGCCATGCTCTGCGCCGGTTCCGTCCGCGCCAAAAACACCATGAACATCATGCTCACCAACGTCCTCGACGCCGCTGCCGGCGGCCTCTTCTATTACCTTTTTGGCTACGCTTTCGCCTTCGGCTCCCCTTCCAATGGCTTCATCGGCCGCCATAACTTCGGTCTCACCTCCTTCCCTACCTCCACTGCCGATTACAGTGTTTTCCTCTACCAGTGGGCGTTTGCCATCGCTGCCGCCGGGATTACAAGTGGATCTATCGCTGAGCGGACTCAGTTCGTCGCTTATTTGATTTATTCCTCTGTTTTGACTGGATTCGTTTATCCGGTGGTTTCTCACTGGTTTTGGTCGCCCGATGGTTGGGCTGGGGTTATGAGATCGGATGGGGGATTGTTGTTCGGATCGGGAGTTATCGATTTCGCCGGCTCCGGAGTCGTTCATATGGTTGGGGGAATTGCTGGTCTATGGGGCGCGTTGATCGAGGGGCCGAGAATCGGTCGATTCGATCACAACGGCCGGTCGGCGGCTCTGCGAGGACACAGCGCTTCGTTAGTCGTTCTCGGAACTTTCATGCTCTGGTTCGGATGGTACGGTTTCAATCCAGGTTCGTTCACGAAGATTCTCGTCCCTTATACCTCCGGAAACTTCTACGGCCAGTGGAGCGCCGTCGGACGAACAGCGGTTACCACCACGCTCGCCGGATGCACGGCGGCACTCACCACGCTTTTCGGGAAGCGATTCCTCTCGGGCCATTGGAACGTGACGGACGTTTGTAACGGACTCCTTGGCGGCTTCGCCGCCATCACCGCCGGCTGCTCCGTCGTCGAGCCATGGGCAGCAATCATCTGCGGCTTCGTCGCCGCCCTTGTGCTAATAACCTGCAACCGCATCGCAGAGAAGGTGAAATACGACGATCCATTAGAAGCCGCTCAACTCCACGGCGGGTGCGGCGCGTGGGGAGTGATATTCACGGCACTCTTCGCAACGAAGGAGTACGTAACGGAAGTGTACGGTGGAACGGGGCGTCCGTACGGCCTTCTGATGGGCGGCGGCGGGAGGTTACTGGCAGCGCATTTGATACAGATTTTGGTGATTGTGGGGTGGGTGAGCGCAACGATGGGGCCATTGTTCTTTGTTCTTCATAAATTGAAGCTTCTGAGAATCTCCAGTGAAGATGAAATGGCGGGGATGGATCTGACCCGCCATGGGGGATTTGCTTACATATATCATGATGAAGATGAAGCCAAGAAAATGGGGATTCAGTTGAACAGAGTGGAACCAAAATCTGCAACTCCTACTGGAGATTTTTTATGA